Proteins from a single region of Anthonomus grandis grandis chromosome 18, icAntGran1.3, whole genome shotgun sequence:
- the LOC126747023 gene encoding uncharacterized protein LOC126747023 produces the protein MRFSVLIFAGLVIVTTSEVLGVPISVLNNEIIDSLEEDDSSPVLEDDITTRGLARLSSAATCLVAGVEYTHGQQIYRADQCEFCLCLDGEMFCWWQDCPPTMEGPCKNQGPFSPCTSVPVAPTTSSSKTSSTSPSIIKPVSSANGFKSTKSEPSVTTGVPVGEEESTSLQEESTAYTEDDEEEEDTSESDRNSTELSGSTEGPKSCVVMGQEYQEGDNLPHSTGNCLECVCAQGGKITCSPHQCVPAGDEITDYHQQGAPQGNDVF, from the exons TTCCCATCTCTGTCCTGAACAATGAGATAATTGACAGCTTAGAGGAGGATGACAGCTCGCCAGTTTTAGAGGACGATATTACCACCAGAGGGCTGGCGAGGTTAAGTTCCGCGGCCACTTGTTTGGTCGCAGGGGTGGAATATACCCATGGACAACAG ATATACCGGGCGGACCAGTGCGAATTCTGCTTATGCTTGGACGGCGAAATGTTCTGCTGGTGGCAGGACTGCCCGCCCACCATGGAAGGCCCTTGCAAGAACCAAGGACCGTTTTCTCCATGCA CTTCCGTACCTGTAGCACCTACTACGTCGTCTTCTAAAACGTCTTCGACATCCCCGTCAATTATCAAACCGGTGTCGTCGGCAAACGGGTTTAAGTCTACCAAGTCAGAGCCTTCCGTTACCACTGGGGTGCCAGTGGGTGAAGAGGAGTCTACGAGTCTACAAGAGGAGTCTACGGCGTATACTGAGGATGATGAAGAAGAGGAGGATACGTCTGAGAGTGACCGCAATAGTACTGAGTTGAGCGGCAGTACTGAGGGCCCTAAGAGTTGTGTAGTTATGG GTCAAGAGTACCAAGAGGGCGACAACCTACCACACAGCACCGGCAACTGCTTGGAGTGCGTCTGCGCCCAGGGCGGGAAAATCACCTGCTCTCCCCACCAATGCGTTCCAGCAGGAGACGAGATCACTGACTACCACCAGCAGGGGGCGCCACAAGGAAACGAcgtattttaa